The region CAAGCAAATAGTTCAAACACAAAAATCTAATGAATTCTTTAGTTTCTTGAAGCAGCATAAACACATATTCTGACTTTCTTTCTTCATTCCCTAAAGACTATGCATCATTCTACAGTAGTAATTAGAACTTGACTAAGTATGACTAAGTAACTGAAGAATTTAGATTTATAGCCATCTCTTAATCAAAAAACCAATTAAACATGAAAATTGCCATTTGTATAATTCATTgattttttgtttattcttgttaCTTAATAGTAAGATAaaaatgaacttaaagaaattacaaatataaaTGAGTAAACAACCTGTTTGGCCCATTTTGGTCCAAAagagattttttttttgtcattttgatACATATGCAAAGGTTCATTGCAATTTTGGTCCCTCTCACTCTAACATTGTGTTTAAATACCTTAAACCTCTGTTTGCAAGGCAAATGTATAGGCTAAACATAATTAAACTCACGGTATGGGTGAGAGGGGCGGAAACTGAAAtgagaaaaaaaatcattttggatCAAAAGTGAAAGGAAATTAATAAGTATTGGGACAAAAACTATAGTTTACTCATATATTTTAAAGCCATGTTGAAACATAAGTTACTTGTGGGAGTTGTTATTCTGGAGTCCAAACATTCCATAAGCTTCACCTAAGCATATCCATGACCATAAAAGATTATCAATATTAGCTGGTAAAAAATAAGAATGTACCAGGGGTAGTGGAAGCACTTTGACCCGCCATTTTCATTTTTTGAATACAAACCATGAATTAGGCAGTAGCCACACATCACTATCAACTTGAACATCATGCAGCTACTGCTATGTGCTATATTTAATCAGTAAATGTGCGTCCAAAGGAGGATTTTTGATGCATTGTGTATCAAACGATCTGTAGGAActttattatgttcaatcaataaCTTATTGTTATATTGAATCACATTTTCAGTCATGCCATAAGCATTTTCTGTAAATTATTTTAAAACCATATGACAAAGCAAATAAGTTTAAAATAATCATTAAAAAAAGTTTTCATATGCTCAACCAGCTCCCCTGCCTCTTCCTTATAACCCTGAACAGCAAAAAAGACTATTACAATAATCTGGGTTTTGGCAAAAAAAAGTCAATCGAAATCCCACAACAAAGCTACCAGGTGCCTTGAAATCTGAAACTTTCAGATAACTGATTTTGGACACTCATACAAACCAACTCAGTTAAGGAAAATTTCACCAGTaacaataaaaaattgtttttaaatgtaCCTGTTGGAAGGTAGGTAGTGAAGCAATATTTGGTCCTCCAATCTAGACACTGGACTTTATCTCTAGGGGTGCACACATCTTTATGTTCAACAGCTAGGAGTAGTACTAATGATTTCCAAGAACCTACCATATCTGCAAGATAAGTATGATGATAAGAAAAATGAACCTGTAAACCTTCATAAAGCCATATGCATCAGATTAGAATAGaatattcaataaaaaaaaaacataaaatagggtctTTATGTACAATTAAGAGACACAAAGAAAAAGGAAACACAAACCTGATTTTAGCATTATGGATGAAAATCATCTATTAAACACGCACACACAGAGTTAACAGACACAAATAATCAAATACAGATACACAAAGAACACATAGACAAAATAATTTAGGAGGTACTTTGGGTAGTTTCAAGGAAAAAGgagaaaacaaaaataaataatgaagTAAAAATGATATTCACTAAAAATTTTGAgcagaaatgaaaaaaaaatgaaattgatttTGCAGATTTCAAATTCTATAATCGATTTGAAAGGGAAGAAAgaagaaaatcattttttttgcaGAAAATAAAGTTAATTTTGCATGGAAAAAAAACCCAGAAGCAAACCTAAAGCGAGCATATTTTGGCGAGAACAAAATCAGATAATGGGAAGCGTCGGGGGGAGGGCGGCGTTGGATGTGCTGGGTAGGTAGAGGGCAGCGACGTGGCCGGGGTCAATTTCTCAGCGTCCGATGGTCTTCGGGTGGAGCAATGGTGAAGGTCGTCGGTAGAGGTGGTGTAGGTAAGAGTGTTTATGGCAGTGTGCAGATGAGGAGAGTAGATTCTTGTATATTGTTGCCTTCAAAGAAAAGGTGTCTCATATAGGGTCTTTGAGAGATGAGAGGCTATGAAACGTTGGACGAAGGTGAAGGATTACAGGGTCAACTTTAGGTTGAGATATTTAAATGTTGTGTTATCTTTTTTTATAACAGGAAAGATAAGACTCACGTTTTGAATGTTTTAATATTCGAGTTAGAGATTTATTGTGCATTAAACACTTGTATTTTCTGTATTATATTTGGAAAAACATGAATTCATATATTATTTTAATCATGATTTGTTGTACTCTTAGCTTAAATGATTGAACTGttaaaactatttttaaaaatagtaaggtttgtataatatatatatatatatatatatatatatatatatatatatatatatatatatatatatatttcataggCTTTGTGCAATTTTCAGATACTTTACTTTTACTTTTCATATACTTGATGAGCACAACTgtactttttctaaaactctatGCGTTGAATTTTTAACTACCGAAATTCCTAAACTGCCAAAACTTGTGGTGTGTGCTTGTGGCTCAATGGCCATGGCCCCATTTACAAAAGGGAGGCTCAAGCCAAGCCCAATGGTTTATGGATCGTAAGATACCGACCCATATACATCATAAACTTGTAAGTCTTATCTTGTAATCTGTAACTATGCATGAACATAGTAAccaatttagggggtgtttggctaagcttttgAAAGGCAAAAGTCATTTTAggaaaagttgcaaaaagtcagGATTctttaacttttccaaaaagtttatTTTTCTTTATATAAAAAACTAACTTTTACAAgattaccaaacatcttttgtctttttatcttttcctaaaagctaaaagatgttttaaaagataaaacaaaCATCCCCTTAAACTAGTCTTGAATTTAAACTCAGGACTGATCTAGAACCGAACAGCCTAAGTCTAGTCTAGACCGATGGGCTTTTGTGGGTCTTCATTTTCATGTACCTGTTGGTCTTTAAGCAGTCTTAAATCTGTTCAAAATCGGGTTGGTTTAGGTATTGGGTGGTTAAACCAGTTTTTAATCGGTCCAAATCCGGATTCTCTCCGGCGTTTATCTCACTCATTCACTAGTTTTAATTGCAATGGCTATTTTTCAGTCATGGTTTATCTAAACCCATCTTAGATCGGTCTAAACAAGTCTAGACGAATTCCCAacaattagtttttattttttatccaaaaaattACTCTATAATAGGTCATACGTTCCATTTTCTCTTTCAAAATCCCTCATTCTAAATGACCTTCGGTTCTCCCAAGCactatttattttttgaaaccacCCACAAAGCCGAAACGAAACTGGACGAAAAAAACTGAATGCCACTAGAAAGACTGCAAACCGAACCAGTCTAGATCGAAAAACAACGCAAGGCCGGTTCACCAAAGACCTAAAAGGACCGAACCATTATTGACCGACATGATTATGAGTTTGTTCACCTCTGACTACCATGCTTCCAATTACTACATATGTTAATGGGACGTGTATTTGTGATCATAATCTTGTACCGATTGTAAAACCATATGTGAAATCCGGTCTTTTACTGTTGGGTACTTAATTGGTATCCTAGTTTATGATCTTAATAAGTTAAAATTTATCACTTGTAATTTTCATTACCTAAAACTCAATCGCAATCTCATTGCTCTGATTCAGTCCGCTAAACATAAAAGGCTGACTGGAAAATGGACGTCTTTTACCCTTACCCATGGCTCACCATCTCCTTCGCTCCAAGCAGCTTTTCCTTCAACGGACATCACTCATCCTCTCCATCACTTCTATCTATCCTCTTCAGCCTCGCTGGAAACCTCCTCTGTCGCCATCCTCTTCACCACCAACTACCTCCTTCAATGTCGAACTCCCAACCCCCTGAAGCATCGTCGTACCTACCTACATCCCCATCGTTCGTTCATCGTCTTCCTCTTCCACCGCCAATAAGgtatttcctttttcttttcattttgttCGTTTTTATGCTTGAAGATGTTTTCCAATTTGTACCGATTATGCTGTGGAACACGATTTGGCATTATGGGTATGTTGATTTGGAAAGAAGATGAGGTTAATCCATCTCAACTAGGTCTATTTCTTTTCAATTGCAATCCATTACTTGTTGATTCCTTCTGATTTCACAAGAAAATGATTTCTTATCATAATGATTTCTTTTTGGCCCAGAAATAGGTAGTTGATGTGATGAAATCAGAAGCTCAATAATTGATTGTGGGTTCTTGAACTCTGGCATCTTATTCGCTTAAGCTTGGTGTTTGAATTACTGTGGAGGTTCTTTGTAGATAGTTCGAGATTGAGTTTTTTTTAAAGCTAGGGGTAGAACGGGCATATACTAATGGATAAAATTCAAGTAATCTAATGATTATGAAAAGTGATCCTTGAGACGTGTTGTTAATTCAGATCAAAATCTGCAAATTTGTCTTTGTATTATGCTATTTTAAACTTGGAGTTATACTGATGATGCCTACTAGATTTGTAGATGACTTGTGTATTTGATTTCTTGATTATGGTTTTGTATTTGGATTGTTTCTTTACCCTGCTACACTAGAGGGTTGTTATCTTGTTATCCTAAACAAACACCAGAGATTTGTTCTCTTGTTATCCTAAACAAATTTTTAAACAGGTGGCTGATCAATGTTTACCGTCAGTTAAAGAAGTGTGACAACCCCTTTCCCTGGGTTCAAGCTTTTTTCTTTTGTAGTTTTAtgatttgtttttataaattgtaacTAGGATCATTGTATTTCATATTTTATTCATGTGATTGTTAGTAGTAACCACTTATGATAATGGTTCAAACCTAGTACATATGAATGCAaacacaagttttttttttcaattggtAAGAAGAAGTGAAGACAATCAAGAGATATGTTAATTTTTTCTTTTGATCTTCATGTTTTTTAGATTATTGTATAAATGGagttaattaataatatattatggtTTGAGAATATTGCATAAatgtattattataaaaaaaaatattgtttgagGGTAATATTGTCATTTTGTTTGGTCAGTCAGAcgtaaaatcaaacaacaagtttCAATCAGAAGTTAACTCAATCAAAATTTCTAACTCAGTCAGCTTCTAACCCAGTCAGTTCTTACTCAGTCAGCAACTATAAACGACCCCTAAGTTTGAAATCatgtaattaataataaaattgtatctattataaaaatataaattgttagGGATTGGGTAAATCGGGTAGTCCGACAAATTTTCCTAGTACTATAACCATTCCATACCCGAGAAATTTTTGTCTCATAACCATTTATCCGACCCAAAAACCAGTCTCATAAGTCATAAGTTTCAGGTTCAGTTTTTCCACTTGGTTTTGGTACTTTTGACATCGCTACTATTTACCATTATTAAATTATCTAAATGTCTAGAAAGAGTAAAGTAAAATTTATTATATAcctgaaataaaaaaacaaacaaatagaAAGCGAGTATACACATTAATCAGCAAGATATGTAAACACTATCTATCTTCTGAATTACAGTCAATCATAACCAGATAAATAGCCCTACGCAAAAATATAACTGATCCCCTCAAGCAGGAGTTTTTGCATGTATACCACAGATTCACATAACCATGGAAGAACAATAAAGATTAAGAATTTGGAAAGAAACGGTTCCTTATGGTATACAACATAACTAAATCGATCAAATAAAATTTTGTGAAAAAGAATGGCATACAAGAATTACGCATTTACAATACCTCATCAAATCAATCATCTAATCCTTCAGATCTGTCAATAATCCGACTGCATCTTCCACTCAATTTGACGAATTTGTGCGTTTTCATAAAAAAGATCAACAAATCAACCCAGTATGCAAATCATCTGTTCTGATCCCACAAATCTGTGATTAATCCAACTGCATACTCCCATCAATTTGACGAATTTGTGAGTTTTACTAAAATCAAGAAATCAACTCAGTATCCAAACCATCTATTCTGATTAAAGTCTGTCGTGGGTCTTGATTAAATGCCTCCTCTTGATTACCAAAAAAGTCGCCGCACAAATCTGTAAGATCGCGGCTAAACCCACGAATATGAATCCAAGTTTCTTTCCAAAGTTGAGATTTTTCGACAGCGGCGGCGGAGGAGGAGGGTGTTCTCTGTGTTGTGGTTTTGATCTCCTAGGGCGGATTGAACCTGGAGGGTGTGGTGCCTTTCTTGGAGGTGGTGGAGGCTGTGAAGATCTCGGTGGTGGTGACGGTGGCGGGGGTGGAGATGGAGGTGGGGACGGAGGTGGAGGTGGGGGTGAAGGTGGAGGCGGGGGGGATGGAGTAGGAGGTGGTGGGGGCGGCGGTGGCAGCGGCGATTGTTGTTGGGAATCGACATAAACAGAAAATAACCCAAAGTACAACAAAACGAAGGTCAACAATGGCGATTCCATGATTACATGAATCAAGTCATCAATAGATAATCAACAAGTTTAAGAGCTAGCATCTCGGTTGTGTGGGTATTAAGATCGAATCAAGAAAATtactctctcttctcttcttcggTGAATCGAACATATAGGAGGAACTAATTTGCTGCCAAATCTTGAATCCTTCAATCAGTAACCACAGATTTGGTGAAGCTGAAAACAAAAATGGAACCAAGGGTTTATGAAATGGATTTGGTGGTCAACTGTGATTCAAGAATCTTTAGGGTTCGATCAATTTTGGATCTACAGTTGGGGTGAAGGTGTTTGTGATGTTGCCGGAGAGACAGATAGAAAAGAGAGGTGGGTGGGTGGGGGAAGGAGACAGCGAAGATGGTAGAGGGAAGCTAGACATGATAAGGATTTTCTATTCGAAGGTAGGCCCTAATTTTttagatttatttattttaaatatattaatcgaattatttttaagaaaagaaaaacccAAACTTTTGGTTTACGCGCCGAAACTCTTAAAACCAATGTTTTGGAGATATATAGAGGTGTTTGTGATTGCAAGTgacttttttgatttttgattttttaaaaaatgtAAAAGATTCTAAAAGATTTTTGATATTTATAAAAGGTcttatgaaattaattttttttgtaagAAGACTTTGTGTTTTTCAAAAGTCAAGAAATCgtgattttttatgatttttatcttGGTATAATAACTTAAAAAGGTAATATATTTTgcgatttgtatatatttagtcactgagttttttttcgtccatatttaccCTTTCaatttgttaaactgtacacattcagtccttatgaccggttactgCAGGTTAGCcggaaaaaatgacttaataaggtaatatatttatcattttgtacacatttagtccttaatattttttttgtttcaaaataagtcatttttgtttttgtacatatTGAGTACTTATGAAtgttttctttaggtttttctcacgacatcttacgtgggacaatcattgatgaagtgtgaggttgttgatgtttaTATGTAATCTCTCATTTTCACAataaaaaaattttcatttttaaataaggcaaaactccctaattataaatccattattaagaaaaaacgtttattccaaaatacatttatcgaaaatcagagtaatataaaaaCACAGAATCCTCAGTATTGtagatgagtgtgtacagtcatgcATTCTCCTTCCTACAACCAAcgatagaacctgaaaacataaacaactgggtaagcacaaagtttagtgagtttccacCAAAATACCCGATACAGCAAACGTATCATCATCTATAACACACCTACACTCATCAGACTGGGATACCTTGGCACAATCAGTAAtcggactggaatgccaacatataACAGGTCCAaccagtcatcggactggaatactcAAGGTTTGTTGGCATGACGCATTAACCCAACCGTTCTTCTCGAGTCTCCGTGCCTATAGCTTATAGTCGGCCTGCACCAGGTAACTTGGTCTACTGCATATAACAGGACCAGCTCAACATATCCCacataagatgtcgtgagaaaaacctaaagaaatcattcgTAAGTACTGAAtgaatacaaaaataaaaatgacttattttgcaacaaaaaaatattaaggactaaatgtatacaaaaatattaaggactaaatgtgtacaaagtgagaaatatattaccctattaagtcatttttaccggctaactTAGAGTAGCtagtcataaggactaaatgtgtacagtttaacaagttgaaggggtaaatgtggacgaaaaaaaaaactcagtgactaaatatgtacaaatcgaaaaatatattacctttttaagtcattatccattTTTATCTTCTTAAAAGATAAATTATCTTTAAAAGTTAAGAAATATTAAACACATATTTTTTAAAACGGATTTTTGACTTTTAACCTTTTCAAAAGCTAAAAGTCAAAAAGTTCTTTTACAAAAATAACTTTTATAATCTTAAAAAGCAATCCCaaacattaaaaaaacaaaaaataataaaaaaatcacatTCTTGTCTTACCATGTTTTCAAAATGAGAAATAGACATCAAGGTAATTATATTTTTGTCTTGTTTACAtttcaatatatttttttatatatataggtTGTTGGAAGTATTcacatattgtaacatcccaaaaatacggtctaaaattttcattttaaagtaAACAATTACAAAACCATTTGTCTAAAAACAATCAAAGTATCACTCATAACAAAAGTCAATTAATCGATAGTCAAAACATGACATAATAAAACatcatcagagtacaaatcccaaataTCTTTGCTGCGGAAAATATAGTGTGATGCCGACTCATTTCCATTCgaagaggaagtacctgaaaccaaaactaaaaactgtaaacacaaagcttagtgaattcccccatcataccacataccatacaattgttggataaggtgtctaagtccataactatttttggtatgtacttgacccgacccggcatggtccatttgggttgcatggcaccatgcaattggatagactaaatgagagaaatattacacttatggtttattaatatattataagttctaatatattaataatattatttaattagtttaatcaagaattaatctagaattaattaagtgatcaaattgtaactaattaaatatatgggttgattatgtaaatcatccataacttatatagtgggctaagaggctccatggataatcaagttgggttaaacccattggatgctccatggaggctccatgggagttacaaacccatgggtcatggaaatgaagagtcatgacacattagggtttacatggtgtaaccctaaatatgtcaacactatataaagctcatgtttctcccaaaatcggctacacacttgcatgcttgagggctagagccgatttttagagtgttatacttcctctccaagtttactccatagcatttggtgttgtgtgaagcatttgaggcatcacacttggggtgctaagctcacaaggtttcaaggatcaaaatcaacaacaaggtatgtagttctatctttcattcaagttaaaattgttccccatgtatgctagataggatcataacattggaaatcaaatttgcatgataattagacaaacatagatccaacgttattatggttgcatgcacacttaggaagtgttagaatgctcaaaacccatcagtggtatcagagcctaggcttgtttgtttgttatttgtgcaaaattGTTGGAAAAACTCGAAATCttgcaatctgcctgatgaactcgtcgagttcatgtgtatcttcatcctactcgccaagttggtccgtgcactcgacgagtaggagcctcagaatgcagattttcgacttttgctgctggaaatggactagaaacattaccctaaactgttttggtgttataaaacttgttttagatggtgtaatgtttatgctaatccatttacaatggctataatcatttgtaacctacttggtagtttaattcttggtcataatgtgttttaatggagtccataacttgtcctcaagttatggaaaaccaagagtcacacttgaattaaaaccattaaaagaacactagagttagaaaaatgaaaagtcttcatttttaatactcaattaacttcataagttataagaaatgaaaagttttgaaagtttacaaaacttgccctcaggttttggaagaagtaaAGTCATgactaaaactttagttccaacccttagaattttaaaagttaaaattcaacacttatacttataatattataagttaataataatatatatgtataagatcaaagtcgtcttaccgctagtacgcctcattcacgaagtcggtctataagggggggtataaggttgttgcctataaaatggcaacttaatgggtgtccactctcacccaccgcttccttgactg is a window of Lactuca sativa cultivar Salinas chromosome 1, Lsat_Salinas_v11, whole genome shotgun sequence DNA encoding:
- the LOC128133090 gene encoding mulatexin-like, which encodes MESPLLTFVLLYFGLFSVYVDSQQQSPLPPPPPPPPTPSPPPPPSPPPPPPSPPPSPPPPPSPPPRSSQPPPPPRKAPHPPGSIRPRRSKPQHREHPPPPPPLSKNLNFGKKLGFIFVGLAAILQICAATFLVIKRRHLIKTHDRL